A part of Longimicrobiaceae bacterium genomic DNA contains:
- a CDS encoding glycoside hydrolase domain-containing protein → MSPGFDVKHYPGTAVMRAWKRESPYQWVGYYLPSPCHRGTSWSGKRGTLERMGWGMGILYVGQQGWDHRSRAQDARARYCSRRFLTAARGASDARDAIRKAASEGFDEGSIVYLNVEPTRTQRAKLEVYYAAWIREMLRDGRYVPGTYSARRGAAGLHDIATAAYRRAGRKGSPPFWISGERGFTLNGRPATSAAPARVWQGNLNRARTWGGHRVVIDEDVATTRNPSTL, encoded by the coding sequence GTGTCGCCCGGGTTCGACGTGAAGCACTACCCGGGCACGGCGGTGATGCGTGCGTGGAAGCGGGAGTCGCCGTACCAGTGGGTGGGCTACTACCTGCCGTCGCCGTGCCACCGCGGGACGTCGTGGTCCGGCAAGCGCGGCACGCTGGAGCGGATGGGCTGGGGGATGGGCATCCTGTACGTGGGCCAGCAGGGCTGGGACCACCGCTCGCGGGCGCAGGACGCGCGGGCCCGCTACTGCTCGCGCCGCTTCCTCACCGCCGCGCGGGGCGCGTCCGACGCGCGCGACGCCATCCGCAAGGCCGCTTCGGAGGGGTTCGACGAGGGCAGCATCGTGTACCTGAACGTGGAGCCCACCCGCACCCAGCGCGCGAAGCTGGAGGTGTACTACGCCGCCTGGATTCGCGAGATGCTGCGCGACGGCCGCTATGTGCCCGGCACCTACAGCGCCCGCCGTGGCGCCGCGGGCCTGCACGACATCGCCACGGCGGCGTACCGGCGCGCGGGCCGCAAGGGCAGCCCGCCGTTCTGGATCAGCGGCGAGCGCGGGTTCACGCTGAACGGGCGGCCCGCGACCTCGGCCGCACCCGCGCGCGTCTGGCAGGGCAACCTGAACCGCGCGCGCACCTGGGGCGGCCACCGCGTCGTCATCGACGAGGACGTCGCGACCACGCGAAACCCCTCCACGCTGTAG
- a CDS encoding c-type cytochrome, whose product MSRPYLRRTAALLALTLAACSSDAERKAVPAAKADSGDAKQAAPLVPASAGLDRIATLVRDPAHDSLPADAHEAEQVRLGLRIFRNTRAEAARFAGNGLTCENCHLNGGQKEGALPLVGVAATFPQYRARSGRLISLQDRIADCFQRSLNGTAPAMDSREMMAISAYLTWLSAGQPVGRSPAWRGANAIPKAAQIPVERLDTAVGRALYGQQCVACHGADGQGVDLRVAKPGPLWGPRSWNDGAGAARIYTLAGYVRRAMPLGRGGTLSDEQAQQVAAYINSQPRPKFAGWARDYPAGAVPPDAVYDPRHTRTTKR is encoded by the coding sequence GTGTCCCGACCTTATCTCCGCCGCACCGCCGCGCTGCTCGCTCTGACCCTCGCCGCCTGCTCGTCCGATGCGGAGAGGAAGGCCGTGCCTGCGGCAAAAGCGGATTCGGGAGATGCGAAGCAGGCCGCGCCGCTCGTCCCGGCCAGCGCGGGGCTGGACCGGATCGCGACGCTCGTGCGCGACCCCGCGCACGACTCGCTCCCTGCGGATGCGCATGAGGCCGAGCAGGTGCGGCTCGGCCTCCGCATCTTCCGGAACACGCGGGCGGAGGCGGCGCGGTTCGCGGGCAACGGGCTCACGTGCGAGAACTGCCACCTCAACGGCGGCCAGAAGGAAGGCGCGCTGCCGCTGGTGGGCGTCGCGGCGACGTTCCCGCAGTACCGCGCGCGTTCCGGGCGGCTCATCAGCCTCCAGGACCGAATCGCGGACTGCTTCCAGCGCAGCCTGAACGGCACCGCGCCGGCCATGGACAGCCGCGAGATGATGGCCATCTCCGCGTATCTCACCTGGCTCTCTGCCGGCCAGCCCGTCGGCCGCAGCCCGGCGTGGAGAGGCGCGAACGCGATCCCCAAGGCGGCGCAGATTCCGGTCGAGCGGCTGGATACGGCGGTAGGGAGAGCGCTCTACGGGCAGCAGTGCGTCGCCTGCCACGGGGCGGACGGGCAGGGTGTGGACCTCCGGGTCGCCAAGCCGGGGCCGCTGTGGGGCCCGCGTTCGTGGAACGACGGCGCGGGCGCGGCGCGCATCTACACGCTCGCCGGATATGTCCGCCGCGCGATGCCGCTGGGCCGCGGCGGCACCCTCAGCGACGAGCAGGCCCAGCAGGTCGCCGCGTACATCAACTCCCAGCCGCGCCCGAAGTTCGCGGGCTGGGCGCGCGACTACCCCGCCGGCGCCGTCCCGCCGGACGCCGTCTACGACCCGCGCCACACCCGCACGACGAAGCGCTGA
- a CDS encoding CPBP family intramembrane glutamic endopeptidase, whose translation MIRLLHHAFVLFLIVLFPLWDWHETRRLKASTDPRDRVRAYRQTIAWQLAATALLLATMPLSRLFTPPAAGKLLGVEVNTRMVLPVLVGLLIGAGLPVLISLRGRKGGSPAVPGLEKIAFFLPRTREERLWFACVAITVGVCEEIIYRGFLIRYMQSLPFGLTVAGAVVAAALVFGIDHGYQGWQGLLGTTVLALVMSALFIAAGALWVPMIVHALIDLRVLLLVPPSTGDGAHDGSSGPAEAEA comes from the coding sequence GTGATCCGCCTCCTGCACCACGCCTTCGTCCTCTTCCTGATCGTCCTGTTCCCCCTGTGGGACTGGCACGAGACGCGCCGCCTCAAAGCCTCGACCGATCCGCGCGACCGCGTGCGCGCGTACCGGCAGACGATCGCCTGGCAGCTCGCCGCGACCGCGCTCCTGCTCGCGACCATGCCGCTGTCCCGGCTGTTCACGCCCCCCGCGGCCGGCAAGCTGCTCGGCGTGGAGGTGAACACCCGGATGGTGCTGCCGGTGCTGGTGGGCCTGCTCATCGGCGCCGGCCTTCCGGTGCTGATCTCGCTGCGCGGGCGCAAGGGTGGCTCGCCAGCGGTGCCGGGGCTGGAGAAGATCGCCTTCTTCCTCCCGCGCACCCGCGAGGAGCGGCTGTGGTTCGCCTGCGTCGCCATCACCGTCGGCGTGTGCGAGGAGATCATCTACCGCGGCTTCCTCATCCGCTACATGCAGTCACTCCCGTTCGGGCTGACGGTGGCGGGCGCGGTCGTCGCGGCGGCGCTCGTCTTCGGCATCGACCACGGCTACCAGGGCTGGCAGGGCCTGCTCGGGACGACCGTGCTGGCGCTCGTGATGTCCGCCCTGTTCATCGCCGCCGGCGCGCTGTGGGTGCCGATGATCGTCCACGCCCTCATCGACCTCCGCGTCCTCCTGCTCGTTCCGCCGAGCACGGGGGATGGAGCGCACGACGGTTCGTCCGGGCCGGCCGAGGCCGAGGCGTAG